GCGGTACAGCGGACGCGCGGCGGGTCCGGAAGGGGCGGCGGGGACCGCGTTCAGGCTCTGGGTCGCGCCCATGGCGTCGGGCGGGAAGACCGGCTCCTCCGCGGGCCGGGGCGGCGCGGGCCGCGGAGGCTGGTGGCCAGGGGCCGCGGGGGGCAGGGCTCCGGCGGGCGCTCCGTGCGGCGGCATTCCGGGCGCGCCGGGACCACCGGGCGGGAGGGAGTTCGGCGGGGGCGGGATCTGCTGGTGCATCGGCGGCTGACCGCCGGTGGGCGTGCCCTGCGGGCCGCCGGGCGGGGGTCCCTGGGGCGGTCCGGGGTGGCCCGGGAGCTGGCCGGGGGGCGCCTGCGGCGGACGGCCCCGCATGTGCGGCGGGACCGGGGCGCCCTGCGCGAGCCCCGGCCTCGGGGCGCCGGGCGGGGGGCCCTGGGGCGCGCCGGGCGGGATGTTCGGTCCGCTCTGGGTGAGATGTCCCATGCCGGGGTGGCCGCCGGTCGGGCCGCTGGGAGGGCCCGGGAGGGGGCCGCCCGGCCGGGGGGCGTTCTGGGGTGCCTGGGGGGTGTTGGGCGGCAGCGGCGCCTGCGGGCCGCTCGGTCCGGCGTGCGGAGGGAACTGCGGTCCGCTCGGTGCCGTCGGGTGGCCCTGTGGGCCCCGGAAGCCCTGCGGGCCCAGTCCTCCCTGGGGATTCTGGCCTCCCTGGGGGCCCGGGCCACCCTGGGGACCCTGCCCGCCCTGGGGGGCCTGCGGGAACTGGCCGGGCGGCGGGAAGCCCTGCGGGGGCTGCGGCGCCTGCGGGCCGCTCGGTCCGGCGTGCGGAGGGAACTGCGGTCCGGAGGGGCCCGCGCCGGGAATCCCTGGCCCACCGGGCGCACCGGGCGTGCCGAACGGCTGCTGCGGGCCCGGTGTGGGAGGCTGGCCCTCAGGCTGGGAGGGCGACCCGAGCAGGTCCGGACCTTCGCCGCCCTCCGGCTGGAGAGGTCGTCCGTCTGGGCCGTACTGAGGCGGGTTCGGATGGGTGCTGATGGGAGTCTCCGAAGGCTCTGAGGGTGGGACTGGGCCGCGGTGCGCCGGGCCCGTGGCCTGTGTCCGCGCGGTGGCGTCCGTGTCGGATCGGCGTGTTCCGGCGACCGTGACGGGCGTCTCCAAAGCTCACGTCATCGCCCGTGATACCGGGCGGAGCGTGGCCTTTCGGTGCAAGGGTAACCAACGCGCGGGCGGGAGCAGGACGAAGCACTCCCGACAACGGGCATAATAAAAGGCGGAGAGGTCACGGATGTGAACCCGTCCCGGCGCTTTCCCGCCAGACGAAATCCCACCAGTCGACCCGGCGCGCTTTGACCTGCGTTAGGGTAGACAGGTAGGATATTTCGTCGTTGTGCGTTGAGTTGCCGTGGGCCCCAAACTCCCGAAGCTGGGTGCCGATCCACGCACCATCGTCTGCGCACTCACGACCGGGTCGTCCTGATTGGACATGGGACATCCGGCCAAGTAGCAGCCCCGCACCCGCGACGGCTGTTCCCGGCCCCGCACCCGTTGGGGTGTTCCGTAATACGAGTCCACCATCCCGTTCGGGATGGGGCAGCCGACTGAAGAGCGAAGGCAAACGATCGTGCGCACATACAGCCCCAAACCAAGCGATGTCCAGCGTCAGTGGCACGTTGTTGACGCGACCGATCTCGTGCTCGGGCGTATGTCGAGCCAGATCGCCACGCTGCTTCGGGGCAAGCACAAGCCCTACTACGCGCCCCACATCGACACCGGCGACTTCGTCATCGTCGTGAACGCCGAGAAGGTCGCGCTGACCGGTAAGAAGCTCGACCAGAAGCGCGCTTACCGGCACTCCGGTTACCCCGGTGGTCTGCGTTCGATCGCGTACGCCGACCTGCTGGAGAAGAACCCCGAGCGGGCCATCGAGAAGGCCGTCAAGGGCATGCTCCCCAAGGGCTCCCTCGGCCGCCAGATGGCCAAGAAGCTCAAGGTGTACGCCGGCGCGGAGCACCCGCACCAGGCCCAGCAGCCGGTTCCGTTCGAAATGAAGACGATCGCGCAGCCCGCCTAGGCGTTCGCAGACTTTTACAGGAAGCACGAGGATCACCGTGGTCGAGCCCACCGGCATCGAGAACGTCGAGCAGGAAATCGCCGACAACCCGGAGGAGTTCCCCTCCGAGTACACCAGCGAGTCGGACGAGGCGACTGACGCCGCCTACGTCCCCACCGCCTCCGGCCCCAGCGCCGGCACCGGTCGTCGCAAGCAGGCCGTCGCCCGCGTCCGCATCGCCCCCGGTTCGGGCGAGTGGAAGATCAACGGCAAGCCGCTTGACGTCTACTTCCCGGACAAGGTCCACCAGCAGACCGTCAAGGACCCGTTCGTCTCCCTCGGGTTCGACGGCGCCTACGACGTCTTCGCCCGTCTGGACGGCGGCGGCACCAGCGGCCAGGCCGGCGCCCTGCGTCACGGCATCGCCCGTGCGCTGGCGACCCTGGACGCCGAGAACAACCGCCCGACCCTGAAGAAGGCCGGTTTCCTCACCCGTGACGACCGCGAGGTCGAGCGGAAGAAGGCCGGTCTCAAGAAGGCGCGCAAGGCTCCGCAGTTCTCCAAGCGCTAATGCTCATGCGCCGGCATCTGCTCGGCTGAGCTTTCGCCCGTGCGTCGTCCCCGCTGTCGGGGCGGCGTACGGGCTTTTGGTTTTTCACGGTGGCTCTCTCCGCCACGCTGAACTTCACCGGCGCCGGTTCCCCGGCGCCGCTTTCGAAAGGGGCTGAAAGCCTGTGGCTCGGCTGTTCGGAACCGACGGCGTACGCGGTCTCGCGGGACGAGACCTGACCGCTTCGCTCACCCTGGAACTGTCCATCGCGGCGGCGCGGGTCCTGGCCTCCGCCGATGAGGACCGGCGTCCGCTCGCGGTCGTGGGCCGCGATCCGCGCGCGTCCGGTGAGTTCCTGGAGTCCGCGGTCGTCGCGGGTCTGGCCAGTACCGGCGTGGACGTCGTGAAGGTCGGTGTGCTGCCCACCCCGGCCGTGGCGTACCTGACCGGTGTCCTGGGCGCCGACTTCGGCGTGATGCTCTCGGCGAGCCACAACCCGGCCCCGGACAACGGCATCAAGTTCTTCGCCAAGGGCGGGCAGAAGCTCGAGGACGCCCTGGAGGAGGAGATCGAGGGCATGCTCGGCGTCCCCTCGACCCCCGCCGTGGGCGAGGCGGTCGGTCGGGTCACCGAGTCCCACGACGGCGTCGAGCTCTACACCAAGCACGTCCTGGACTCCCTCTCGCACAGCCTCAAGGGCCTCAAGGTCGTCATGGACTGCGCCAACGGCGCGGCCAGCACGGTCGCCCCCGAAGCGCTGCGCCGGGCGGGC
This DNA window, taken from Nocardiopsis exhalans, encodes the following:
- the rplM gene encoding 50S ribosomal protein L13; translated protein: MRTYSPKPSDVQRQWHVVDATDLVLGRMSSQIATLLRGKHKPYYAPHIDTGDFVIVVNAEKVALTGKKLDQKRAYRHSGYPGGLRSIAYADLLEKNPERAIEKAVKGMLPKGSLGRQMAKKLKVYAGAEHPHQAQQPVPFEMKTIAQPA
- the rpsI gene encoding 30S ribosomal protein S9, which codes for MVEPTGIENVEQEIADNPEEFPSEYTSESDEATDAAYVPTASGPSAGTGRRKQAVARVRIAPGSGEWKINGKPLDVYFPDKVHQQTVKDPFVSLGFDGAYDVFARLDGGGTSGQAGALRHGIARALATLDAENNRPTLKKAGFLTRDDREVERKKAGLKKARKAPQFSKR